From a single Halogeometricum sp. S3BR5-2 genomic region:
- a CDS encoding NAD(P)-dependent alcohol dehydrogenase, with product MNIQAAVTHEEGGAFEIEEVSLEEPQADEVLVRVVGAGVCHTDMIVRDQMYPTPLPAVLGHEGSGVVEKVGADVTRVEPGDHVVMSFDYDTTCPSCRDGHPAYCSEFFAHNFGGSRPHDETSPISQDGERVSGRFFGQSSFATHSIATERNVVPVDEDVPLELLGPLGCGIQTGAGGVINTLDPQAGSSIAVFGAGSVGLSAVMAAGIKGCTEILSVDLKPNRLEKASELGATATVNPEEVDDVVEAVREASDGGVDYALETTGVPAVAEQATETLAQRGTLGIIGAPALGTEASYDVNNLILGGRSITGIVEGDSDPQQFIPDLVELYRQGKFPFDELVTYYDFEDIERAVEDSESGDTIKPVLRMSDA from the coding sequence ATGAACATACAGGCCGCGGTCACGCACGAGGAGGGCGGCGCGTTCGAAATAGAGGAAGTGAGCCTCGAGGAACCCCAGGCCGACGAGGTGCTCGTCCGCGTCGTCGGGGCGGGCGTCTGTCACACGGATATGATCGTCCGCGACCAGATGTATCCGACGCCGCTGCCGGCGGTGCTCGGCCACGAGGGGTCGGGCGTCGTCGAGAAAGTCGGCGCGGACGTGACGCGGGTCGAACCGGGCGACCACGTCGTCATGAGCTTCGACTACGACACGACCTGTCCGAGTTGCCGGGACGGGCATCCCGCGTACTGTTCGGAGTTCTTCGCGCACAACTTCGGCGGCTCTCGGCCGCACGACGAGACGTCCCCCATCTCGCAGGACGGCGAGCGAGTCAGCGGTCGCTTCTTCGGCCAGTCGTCGTTCGCGACGCACTCGATAGCGACCGAACGGAACGTCGTTCCCGTCGACGAGGACGTACCGCTGGAACTGCTCGGACCGCTCGGCTGCGGTATCCAGACGGGCGCGGGCGGCGTCATCAACACCCTGGACCCGCAGGCCGGGTCGTCCATCGCCGTCTTCGGCGCCGGTTCCGTCGGCCTCTCGGCCGTCATGGCCGCCGGTATCAAGGGTTGCACCGAGATACTGTCGGTCGACCTCAAACCGAACCGACTCGAGAAGGCGTCGGAACTCGGCGCGACGGCGACGGTGAATCCCGAGGAGGTGGACGACGTCGTCGAGGCGGTGCGGGAGGCGAGCGACGGCGGCGTCGACTACGCCCTCGAGACGACGGGCGTCCCCGCCGTCGCAGAGCAGGCGACGGAGACGCTCGCACAGCGGGGAACGCTCGGTATCATCGGCGCGCCGGCACTCGGGACGGAGGCCAGCTACGACGTGAACAACCTCATCCTCGGCGGCCGCAGCATCACCGGCATCGTGGAGGGCGACTCCGACCCCCAGCAGTTCATCCCGGACCTCGTCGAACTGTATCGACAAGGAAAGTTCCCGTTCGACGAGTTGGTCACCTACTACGACTTCGAGGACATCGAACGGGCCGTCGAGGACTCCGAGAGCGGCGATACCATCAAGCCCGTCCTCCGGATGAGCGACGCCTGA
- a CDS encoding ABC transporter ATP-binding protein: MLAVSDLRKEFGGLVAVDDVTFEIGEGEIVGLIGPNGAGKTTLFNSITGVLTPEDGSGVEFDGTDIVALETHDIARRGLVRTFQIVRVFDEMTVLENVLTGALFGTDEDLSREEAEERARDALTFIGLADKADLSTGNLPIAQKKQLELARALASRPRLLLLDEIASGLTPGEIDDLTDTIRRLRDDRDISVFWIEHIMDAVMSVADRVIVLNSGRKLAEGTPEEIRNDESVVEAYLGDEA; encoded by the coding sequence ATGTTAGCAGTATCGGACCTCCGGAAGGAGTTCGGCGGGTTGGTCGCCGTCGACGACGTGACGTTCGAGATAGGCGAGGGCGAGATAGTGGGGCTCATCGGGCCGAACGGCGCCGGCAAGACCACTCTGTTCAACAGCATCACCGGCGTCCTCACGCCGGAGGACGGGAGCGGCGTCGAGTTCGACGGCACCGATATCGTCGCCCTGGAGACGCACGACATCGCCCGGAGAGGCCTCGTTCGGACGTTTCAGATCGTCCGCGTGTTCGACGAGATGACCGTCCTCGAAAACGTGCTGACGGGCGCGCTGTTCGGCACCGACGAGGACCTCTCCCGCGAGGAGGCCGAAGAGCGCGCTCGCGACGCGCTGACGTTCATCGGCCTCGCCGACAAGGCCGACCTGTCGACGGGCAACCTCCCCATCGCGCAGAAGAAACAGCTCGAACTGGCGCGGGCGCTGGCGTCCCGCCCCCGGCTCCTCCTGTTGGACGAGATAGCGAGCGGGCTCACGCCGGGCGAGATAGACGACCTCACCGACACGATTCGCCGTCTCCGGGACGACCGAGACATCTCCGTCTTCTGGATCGAACACATCATGGACGCCGTGATGAGCGTCGCCGACCGCGTCATCGTGTTGAACAGCGGCCGGAAACTGGCCGAGGGGACGCCCGAGGAGATACGCAACGACGAGTCGGTCGTCGAGGCCTACCTGGGGGACGAGGCATGA
- a CDS encoding ABC transporter ATP-binding protein codes for MIDVEGIDVSYGSIQVLWDLSFHVSEEDRVVSIVGPNGAGKSTLLRVMSGLHPVDSGTVTAWGADVATLDPSEVVERGFVHVSEERNLFGDMTVRENLEMGAYTRRDTLDETMQEVFELFPILEEREDQRAESMSGGQQQMLAIGRGLMARPKILALDEPSEGLAPQITNRVFEKIDEISEEVTVLLVEQHVHKALRLADRAYLLENGEFVTEDTGPALLESEHVKEAYL; via the coding sequence ATGATAGACGTCGAGGGGATAGACGTCTCCTACGGCTCCATCCAGGTGCTGTGGGACCTCTCGTTTCACGTCTCCGAGGAGGACCGCGTCGTCTCCATCGTCGGGCCGAACGGCGCCGGGAAGTCGACGCTCCTGCGCGTCATGTCGGGACTCCACCCCGTCGACAGCGGCACCGTGACCGCGTGGGGCGCGGACGTGGCGACGCTCGACCCCTCGGAAGTCGTCGAGCGCGGGTTCGTCCACGTCTCCGAGGAGCGGAACCTCTTCGGCGACATGACCGTCCGAGAGAACCTGGAGATGGGCGCGTACACCCGCCGCGACACCCTCGACGAGACGATGCAGGAGGTGTTCGAGCTCTTCCCCATCCTCGAAGAGCGCGAGGACCAGCGCGCCGAGTCGATGAGCGGGGGCCAACAGCAGATGCTCGCCATCGGCCGCGGGCTGATGGCCAGGCCGAAGATTCTGGCCCTCGACGAACCCTCCGAGGGACTCGCCCCGCAGATAACGAATCGGGTGTTCGAGAAGATAGACGAGATAAGCGAGGAGGTGACCGTGCTGCTCGTCGAACAGCACGTCCACAAGGCGCTCCGACTGGCCGACCGCGCCTACCTCCTGGAGAACGGCGAGTTCGTCACGGAGGACACCGGCCCGGCGCTGTTGGAGTCCGAGCACGTGAAGGAAGCGTATCTGTAG
- a CDS encoding branched-chain amino acid ABC transporter permease, which translates to MSARPSLGAEARNVAVVAALFAVAPLAVLGSSYYESVLAHLLLIALFAVALNIVFGHTDQLFLFVGGLAGVGAYGTALLADALSVSAWVTLPVAALVCGLIGLLVSYVSAKRKFTVVLISILTLNLQLVFSEVFVGARDLTGGSTGFPYEYFELGVVAEAIGVEEKLVLYYLVLLLLVATLGVYLRLVHSKYGVAFDAIREDEIAAESIGIDVVRYKTIAGFVAAFLIGLTGAFFARESGYILPGGFTFLAVDVVVLIVLVVGGLRTTLGPIVGAVIVVGIEEFLSSAQSLQSWQSAIFGALLIVLFLYFRRGVVRSVRDALDDAGLTGDREGGGTDAEADGGR; encoded by the coding sequence ATGAGCGCTCGACCGTCGCTCGGAGCGGAGGCGCGCAACGTCGCCGTCGTGGCGGCGCTGTTCGCCGTCGCTCCCCTCGCGGTGCTCGGCAGCAGTTACTACGAGAGCGTGCTCGCGCACCTGCTCCTCATCGCGCTGTTCGCCGTCGCGTTGAACATCGTCTTCGGCCACACCGACCAACTGTTCCTGTTCGTCGGCGGACTGGCCGGCGTCGGCGCGTACGGGACGGCGCTTCTAGCTGATGCGCTGTCCGTCTCGGCGTGGGTGACGCTCCCCGTCGCGGCGCTCGTCTGCGGCCTCATCGGCCTCCTCGTCAGCTACGTCTCCGCCAAGCGGAAGTTCACTGTCGTGCTCATCTCCATCCTCACGCTGAACCTCCAACTCGTGTTCAGCGAGGTGTTCGTCGGCGCCCGCGACCTCACCGGCGGGTCGACCGGCTTCCCCTACGAGTACTTCGAACTCGGCGTCGTCGCAGAGGCCATCGGCGTCGAGGAGAAACTCGTCCTCTACTACCTCGTGCTGCTCCTCCTCGTGGCGACGCTCGGCGTCTACCTCAGGCTGGTGCACTCGAAGTACGGCGTCGCCTTCGACGCCATCCGCGAGGACGAAATCGCCGCCGAATCCATCGGCATCGACGTGGTTCGCTACAAGACCATCGCGGGGTTCGTCGCCGCGTTCCTCATCGGCCTCACCGGGGCGTTCTTCGCCCGGGAGTCCGGTTACATCCTCCCCGGCGGGTTCACGTTCCTCGCCGTCGACGTCGTCGTCCTCATCGTCCTCGTCGTCGGCGGTCTGCGGACCACGCTCGGCCCCATCGTCGGCGCCGTCATCGTCGTCGGCATCGAGGAGTTCCTGAGTTCCGCACAGAGCCTCCAGTCGTGGCAGTCGGCCATCTTCGGTGCGCTCCTCATCGTGCTGTTCCTCTACTTCCGGCGGGGGGTGGTGCGCTCGGTCCGGGACGCCCTCGACGACGCCGGCCTCACCGGCGACCGGGAGGGCGGCGGGACCGACGCCGAGGCCGACGGGGGTAGATAG
- a CDS encoding branched-chain amino acid ABC transporter permease, with the protein MVTVSTLLGVAVDGLAFGVFLALLGVGITLVFGLGEVLNLAIGTFAVMAVLVATVVVESGMGLVVAAVVALVAVAAFGLVVDRTILSLVYRSEGEERILLGIFTTLGLTVFLDGVLINYFPSRYTLPLNVGTVSVGGATLTGGSLVILVVGAVVLAVLFGFLRGTFLGKATRTVFQDETGARLVGVNPRRIRTLIFVLSAAVAGLGGLVFAAGSAVAVSNGFQFTTFALIISIVGGVRSLVGAVTAGVLLGLVNQFANFFVGSYIATIILFVTAIVVLLARPEAIS; encoded by the coding sequence ATGGTGACGGTTAGCACGCTCCTCGGCGTCGCGGTCGACGGCCTCGCCTTCGGCGTGTTCCTCGCGTTGCTCGGCGTCGGCATCACACTCGTCTTCGGGCTGGGAGAGGTGCTCAACCTCGCCATCGGCACGTTCGCCGTGATGGCGGTGCTCGTGGCGACGGTGGTCGTCGAGAGCGGGATGGGTCTCGTCGTCGCGGCGGTGGTCGCGTTGGTCGCCGTCGCGGCGTTCGGACTGGTCGTCGACCGGACCATCCTCTCCCTGGTCTACCGCTCGGAGGGCGAAGAGCGCATCCTCCTCGGCATCTTCACGACGCTCGGACTGACGGTGTTCTTAGACGGCGTCCTCATCAACTACTTCCCGTCGCGGTACACGCTTCCGCTGAACGTCGGCACCGTCTCGGTCGGCGGCGCGACGCTCACCGGCGGGTCGCTCGTCATCCTCGTCGTCGGCGCCGTCGTCCTCGCCGTCCTGTTCGGGTTCCTCCGCGGAACCTTCCTCGGGAAGGCCACTCGCACGGTGTTCCAAGACGAGACCGGCGCGCGGCTCGTCGGCGTCAACCCGCGGCGCATCCGGACGCTCATCTTCGTCCTCTCGGCGGCCGTCGCCGGCCTCGGCGGTCTGGTGTTCGCGGCCGGGTCGGCCGTCGCCGTCTCGAACGGGTTCCAGTTCACGACGTTCGCGCTCATCATCTCCATCGTGGGCGGCGTCAGGAGCCTCGTCGGCGCCGTCACCGCCGGCGTCCTCCTCGGCCTCGTCAACCAGTTCGCCAACTTCTTCGTGGGGTCGTACATCGCCACCATCATCCTGTTCGTGACGGCCATCGTCGTGCTCCTCGCGCGACCGGAGGCGATATCATGA
- a CDS encoding ABC transporter substrate-binding protein — MVDRRRFRRRSFLKAGGVAGVGLLAGCAGAGSGSDGESETGAGGGNDGGTSQSGDGGSGGSSGDSIVIGSLQPLSGSFTPWGNAHRAGLAFAVQEVNDDGGVLGGRPLEIVEADTKSDAGQADSIFRRFVEQENAVATTGPVSSDVGIRTARTAQELEVPMLLHMSGTNQAITPDTTYTFRVGLLPAATTMQAQANLVADAGYSKVGAIIGDYAWGRSVEAGIQEHFDVDVNVQAAPVGASDFKSFIRKYPQDLEMMVATGHPPGSLTIASQLNELGYSPEVITGPSFPPGVIAGALGELAFEGGFTHVHNTDVYSDEFAEVAQRFGEARGEQFDTHSAYGYVSGKMLAQAIEDAGSADSTAIADAIRSIQFDTLFANPIEYTENGELKNQVQIYSQLTSEAPSYYPDGNFGFEEQFRTEALPALPADQ, encoded by the coding sequence ATGGTTGACCGAAGACGATTTCGACGGCGAAGCTTCCTGAAAGCGGGCGGTGTCGCGGGCGTCGGGCTTCTCGCCGGATGCGCGGGCGCCGGGTCCGGGTCCGACGGCGAGTCCGAAACCGGCGCGGGCGGCGGCAACGACGGCGGAACGAGCCAGAGCGGGGACGGCGGCTCCGGCGGGAGTTCCGGCGATTCCATCGTCATCGGGTCGCTTCAGCCGCTCTCGGGGTCGTTCACCCCGTGGGGGAACGCCCACCGCGCCGGGTTGGCGTTCGCCGTCCAAGAGGTGAACGACGACGGCGGCGTCCTCGGCGGCCGACCGCTCGAAATCGTGGAGGCGGATACGAAGAGCGACGCCGGACAGGCCGACTCCATCTTCCGGCGCTTCGTCGAGCAGGAGAACGCGGTGGCGACGACGGGTCCCGTCTCTTCGGACGTCGGTATCCGCACCGCTCGCACCGCGCAGGAACTCGAAGTGCCGATGCTCCTGCACATGTCGGGGACGAACCAGGCCATCACGCCCGACACGACGTACACGTTCCGCGTCGGCCTCCTCCCGGCGGCCACGACGATGCAGGCGCAGGCGAACCTCGTCGCCGACGCGGGCTACTCGAAGGTCGGCGCCATCATCGGCGACTACGCGTGGGGTCGCTCCGTCGAGGCGGGCATCCAAGAGCACTTCGACGTGGACGTGAACGTGCAGGCCGCGCCGGTCGGTGCGAGCGACTTCAAGTCGTTCATCCGCAAGTACCCGCAGGACCTCGAGATGATGGTGGCGACGGGCCACCCGCCGGGCTCTCTCACCATCGCCAGCCAACTGAACGAACTCGGCTACTCGCCGGAGGTCATCACGGGTCCGAGCTTCCCGCCGGGCGTCATCGCCGGCGCCCTCGGAGAGTTGGCCTTCGAGGGCGGGTTCACCCACGTCCACAACACGGACGTCTACAGCGACGAGTTCGCGGAGGTCGCCCAGCGGTTCGGCGAGGCGCGCGGCGAGCAGTTCGACACGCACAGCGCCTACGGCTACGTCTCCGGGAAGATGCTGGCGCAGGCCATCGAGGACGCCGGCTCCGCCGACTCGACGGCCATCGCCGACGCCATCCGCAGCATCCAGTTCGACACGCTGTTCGCCAACCCCATCGAGTACACGGAGAACGGCGAACTGAAGAATCAGGTGCAGATATACAGCCAGCTGACGTCGGAGGCGCCGTCGTACTACCCGGACGGGAACTTCGGCTTCGAAGAGCAGTTCCGAACCGAGGCGCTGCCCGCACTCCCCGCAGACCAGTGA
- a CDS encoding CoA transferase subunit A, with amino-acid sequence MPADKTTSMAEAVGRIEPGSTVAAGLALEHAIPFAAGHELARQGTDDLTLVGPISDVLFDQLVGAGLVSRVRAAWTGNVSAGSGYNFRRAVEAGDLSVENHSNFSVALSLHAAALGVPYLPTRSLLGSDIAEEPQFRIAEDPFEGERVVQVPAIAPDWAFVHVQRAAPTGDAHLWGNTGVTYEAVRAAEHVLVTAEEVVDLDVIKSDPSRTRITREQVDAVVEAPFGAHPSPVAGRYNRDNEYFLEYADATRDADGFGAWADEWVYGVDGREEYREKVERDLSVQEPTTAAEVTYGQ; translated from the coding sequence ATGCCAGCGGACAAGACGACGAGCATGGCCGAGGCCGTCGGTCGCATCGAACCGGGCAGCACCGTCGCCGCCGGGTTGGCGTTGGAGCACGCCATCCCGTTCGCGGCCGGTCACGAACTCGCGAGGCAGGGCACGGACGACCTGACGCTCGTCGGCCCCATCAGCGACGTGCTGTTCGACCAACTCGTGGGCGCCGGGTTGGTCTCCCGCGTCCGGGCGGCGTGGACCGGAAACGTCAGCGCCGGGAGCGGCTACAACTTCCGGCGGGCCGTCGAGGCGGGCGACCTCTCGGTGGAGAACCACTCGAACTTCTCCGTCGCCCTCTCGCTGCACGCGGCGGCGCTGGGCGTCCCCTACCTGCCGACCCGGTCGCTCCTCGGCAGCGACATCGCCGAGGAGCCGCAGTTCCGAATCGCGGAGGACCCCTTCGAGGGCGAACGCGTCGTACAGGTGCCCGCCATCGCCCCCGACTGGGCGTTCGTCCACGTCCAACGCGCCGCGCCGACCGGGGACGCGCACCTCTGGGGCAACACCGGCGTCACGTACGAGGCCGTCCGGGCCGCCGAGCACGTCCTCGTCACGGCCGAGGAGGTGGTCGACCTCGACGTCATCAAGAGCGACCCCAGTCGGACGAGAATCACCCGCGAACAGGTCGACGCCGTCGTCGAGGCGCCGTTCGGCGCGCACCCCTCGCCGGTCGCGGGGCGGTACAACCGCGACAACGAGTACTTCCTCGAGTACGCCGACGCGACCCGCGACGCCGACGGCTTCGGCGCGTGGGCCGACGAGTGGGTGTACGGCGTCGACGGTCGAGAGGAGTACCGCGAGAAGGTGGAGCGCGACCTCTCCGTGCAGGAACCGACGACGGCCGCGGAGGTGACCTATGGCCAGTGA
- a CDS encoding CoA-transferase subunit beta has product MASENGAGADGANGTNGADGADGYTAREMMVSAAAREIEDGDVAFVGMRLPLIAFQVAVSTHAPNAMSVFESGVVRDDPADGFLHTMCDLPNLDRAVSTTGMLDVMGRLARGDIDVGFLGGAEIDRYGNLNTTRVHAGDREIRLPGSGGACDIACMSDRTVILMAHEPRRFVERVEYVTSPGHGEGGDWRAEESVPGGGPSALVTSKATFGFDDGGELYLRTVHPGEDADAVAADFPWDLRTREDVTGDPVGETAEPTDEVLSLVRGFDPDGFWTAD; this is encoded by the coding sequence ATGGCCAGTGAGAACGGAGCGGGGGCGGACGGGGCGAACGGAACGAACGGGGCGGACGGCGCCGACGGCTACACCGCCCGCGAGATGATGGTGAGCGCGGCGGCCCGCGAGATAGAGGACGGCGACGTGGCGTTCGTCGGGATGCGCCTCCCCCTCATCGCCTTCCAGGTGGCGGTCAGCACTCACGCGCCGAACGCGATGTCGGTGTTCGAGAGCGGCGTCGTCCGCGACGACCCCGCGGACGGCTTCCTCCACACGATGTGCGACCTGCCGAACCTCGACCGGGCCGTCTCGACGACGGGGATGCTCGACGTGATGGGGCGACTCGCCCGCGGCGACATCGACGTGGGATTCCTCGGCGGCGCCGAGATAGACCGCTACGGCAACCTCAACACGACGCGGGTCCACGCCGGCGACAGGGAGATTCGCCTACCGGGCAGCGGCGGCGCCTGCGACATCGCCTGCATGTCGGACCGAACGGTCATCCTCATGGCGCACGAACCGCGCCGGTTCGTCGAACGCGTCGAGTACGTCACCAGCCCCGGCCACGGCGAGGGCGGCGACTGGCGCGCGGAGGAGTCGGTGCCGGGCGGCGGTCCCTCGGCGCTCGTCACCTCGAAGGCGACGTTCGGGTTCGACGACGGCGGCGAACTCTACTTGCGGACGGTCCACCCCGGCGAGGACGCCGACGCCGTCGCCGCGGACTTCCCGTGGGACCTGCGGACGCGCGAGGACGTGACGGGCGACCCGGTCGGCGAGACGGCCGAACCCACCGACGAGGTGCTCTCGCTCGTCCGCGGGTTCGACCCCGACGGATTCTGGACAGCCGACTGA
- a CDS encoding acyl-CoA synthetase has protein sequence MQARVPAEKLPDSGTGPELIHAVPEAHYPETVNVVSELVDRHVEDGRGGDPAIRFTGYDDNPDISFEKGAISYADLQSRVNRFGNALSDIGVEPGSRVLVRFPNRPEAVVACLAAQKIGAVALPSMKLLRAAELKKIINDAGATHCVVYDDLLDEVDKAMPELETLEEVVVADRGAGVDHDHRDYDELLEGGDDELDAYETDRDDLALMLYTSGTTGEPKGAIHTHRQVLATADTYARYCLEPSREDVFGGNPPLPFAYGYGDLVTFPLRFGATTSLVEDAKPADLLQAVEDHGITVLCTVPTAFNQILSAHPNAADEYDLSSLRAGMSAGEPLAPSTFDAFEEEFGVTILDGIGTTEMLHIFISHRHTDDVDPTATGFPVPGYECKVIDPDTEEELPRGEAGLLAVRGPTGIAYWGRQDKQEEAVVDGWSLPGDIYVHRTDGRLEYKSRHDDLIVSSGYNIPGPEVENVLQELEAVSEVAVIGAPHEERGQIVKAFVVLEEGHEPNDELVEQFQTHVKNTLAPYKYPRAVQFVENLPRTETGKIQRIKLREREQN, from the coding sequence ATGCAAGCACGTGTCCCAGCGGAGAAGCTTCCAGACTCGGGTACGGGGCCGGAACTGATTCACGCGGTCCCCGAAGCGCACTACCCGGAGACGGTGAACGTCGTCAGCGAACTGGTCGACAGGCACGTCGAGGACGGACGCGGGGGCGACCCGGCCATCCGGTTCACCGGGTACGACGACAACCCCGACATCAGCTTCGAGAAGGGCGCTATCTCGTACGCGGACCTGCAGTCGCGGGTGAACCGGTTCGGGAACGCGCTCTCCGACATCGGCGTCGAACCCGGCAGTCGCGTCCTCGTCCGCTTCCCGAACCGCCCGGAGGCCGTCGTCGCCTGTCTGGCCGCACAGAAGATAGGCGCCGTCGCGCTCCCGTCGATGAAACTCCTCCGAGCGGCCGAACTGAAGAAGATAATCAACGACGCCGGCGCGACCCACTGCGTGGTGTACGACGACCTACTCGACGAGGTCGACAAGGCGATGCCCGAGTTGGAGACGCTCGAAGAGGTGGTCGTCGCCGACCGCGGCGCGGGCGTCGACCACGACCACCGCGACTACGACGAACTGCTGGAGGGCGGCGACGACGAACTCGACGCCTACGAGACCGACCGGGACGACCTCGCGCTGATGCTGTACACGAGCGGAACCACGGGCGAACCGAAGGGGGCCATCCACACCCACCGGCAGGTGCTGGCGACCGCGGACACGTACGCTCGCTACTGTCTCGAACCCAGCCGCGAGGACGTGTTCGGCGGCAACCCGCCGCTCCCGTTCGCCTACGGCTACGGCGACCTCGTCACCTTCCCCCTCCGGTTCGGCGCGACGACGAGCCTCGTCGAGGACGCGAAACCGGCGGACCTCCTGCAGGCGGTCGAAGACCACGGCATCACGGTCCTCTGTACGGTACCGACGGCGTTCAATCAGATCCTGTCGGCGCACCCGAACGCGGCCGACGAGTACGACCTCTCGTCGCTCCGCGCTGGCATGAGCGCGGGCGAACCGCTGGCGCCGAGCACGTTCGACGCCTTCGAAGAGGAGTTCGGCGTCACCATCCTCGACGGCATCGGGACGACCGAGATGCTGCACATCTTCATCAGCCATCGGCACACCGACGACGTGGACCCCACGGCGACCGGATTCCCCGTCCCCGGCTACGAGTGCAAGGTCATCGACCCCGACACGGAGGAGGAGTTGCCGCGCGGCGAGGCGGGACTGCTGGCCGTGCGCGGACCGACCGGTATCGCCTACTGGGGTCGACAGGACAAACAGGAGGAGGCCGTCGTCGACGGGTGGAGCCTCCCCGGCGACATCTACGTCCACCGGACGGACGGCCGCCTGGAGTACAAATCGCGGCACGACGACCTCATCGTCTCCTCGGGGTACAACATCCCCGGTCCGGAGGTGGAGAACGTCCTTCAGGAGTTAGAGGCCGTCTCCGAGGTGGCCGTCATCGGCGCGCCGCACGAGGAACGCGGGCAGATAGTCAAGGCGTTCGTCGTCCTCGAGGAGGGCCACGAACCGAACGACGAACTCGTCGAGCAGTTCCAGACCCACGTGAAGAACACGCTCGCACCGTACAAGTACCCGCGCGCCGTCCAGTTCGTCGAGAACCTCCCGCGCACGGAGACCGGGAAGATCCAGCGTATCAAACTCCGCGAACGAGAACAGAACTGA
- a CDS encoding MaoC family dehydratase → MTRYYEDIDVDETHDLGSYTADRTELLSFAERYDPQPIHVDPDAAAETMYGGLIASGWHTASSCMRLLVDGFLAETATLGSFGPDELRWRNPVYPGDTVGVEARILGKTESTSRDDRGYVESEVEGTNGDGDEVVYWRATNIFLREPDSEARQ, encoded by the coding sequence GTGACACGCTACTACGAGGACATCGACGTCGACGAAACGCACGACCTCGGTTCGTACACCGCCGACCGGACGGAACTCCTGTCGTTCGCCGAGCGGTACGACCCCCAACCCATCCACGTCGACCCGGACGCCGCGGCGGAGACGATGTACGGCGGACTCATCGCCAGCGGGTGGCACACCGCGAGTTCCTGCATGCGACTCCTCGTGGACGGCTTCCTCGCGGAGACGGCGACGCTGGGGTCGTTCGGCCCCGACGAACTCCGGTGGCGGAACCCGGTGTACCCGGGCGACACTGTCGGCGTCGAGGCGCGCATCCTCGGGAAGACCGAATCGACCAGTCGGGACGACCGCGGCTACGTCGAATCGGAGGTCGAAGGGACGAACGGCGACGGCGACGAAGTCGTCTACTGGCGCGCGACGAACATCTTCCTGCGAGAACCGGACAGCGAGGCCCGTCAGTGA